One genomic region from Anaerolineae bacterium encodes:
- a CDS encoding hydrogenase maturation nickel metallochaperone HypA: MHELAVTEEVLRVVLNETERVGADRVAAVDLALGELSPVVRESVEFFWQFVTRGTPAERALLRFRSVPALARCRGCGRVYRPQSRDFRCPGCGEVFADVLEGEEFRVESIEVE; encoded by the coding sequence ATGCACGAGCTTGCCGTCACAGAGGAAGTCCTCAGGGTAGTCCTGAACGAAACGGAGAGAGTTGGGGCCGACCGGGTTGCAGCGGTCGACCTGGCGTTGGGCGAGCTCTCCCCCGTAGTGCGGGAGTCGGTGGAGTTCTTTTGGCAGTTCGTGACCAGGGGCACGCCGGCCGAGCGCGCGCTTCTGCGATTCCGATCAGTGCCGGCGTTGGCCAGGTGCAGGGGTTGTGGGCGCGTGTACCGGCCCCAATCGCGAGACTTTCGCTGCCCGGGGTGCGGCGAGGTATTCGCCGATGTGCTGGAGGGCGAGGAGTTCCGAGTTGAATCCATCGAAGTGGAGTAG
- a CDS encoding RluA family pseudouridine synthase: MAESAAEIRRWVVSEGGGRLDQHLAASLASLSRSQARRLIEEGAVLVNGRPGKPALLVQAGDEVEVRLPAAVSADIAPEPVELQVVYESADVVVVDKPAGVLVHPTSHDRSGTLVNGLLWRYPEVQQVGPPERRGVVHRLDRDTSGLVVFGRTMAGLRGMQEQFRRHEVWKTYLALLVGAPSPDAGVINAPVGRHPKHRGRQAVLRRGGKPARTQYETLERLGEYSLVRAHPLTGRTHQIRVHFAALRHPIAGDPLYGRGHHDLGLQRQFLHASGLRFRDPGTGELVSLESPLPKELQYVLDELRQRAGGG; the protein is encoded by the coding sequence GTGGCTGAGAGCGCTGCCGAGATCAGACGCTGGGTCGTGTCCGAAGGCGGAGGTAGGCTGGACCAGCACCTGGCCGCCTCTCTGGCAAGCCTCTCTCGCTCTCAAGCCCGCCGGCTGATCGAGGAGGGGGCGGTGCTGGTGAACGGCCGACCCGGCAAGCCGGCCCTCCTAGTGCAAGCGGGAGACGAGGTGGAGGTCAGGCTGCCAGCCGCGGTCAGCGCCGACATTGCTCCGGAGCCTGTAGAGCTTCAGGTGGTATACGAAAGCGCTGACGTGGTAGTGGTGGACAAGCCTGCGGGAGTGCTGGTGCATCCAACTAGCCACGACCGGAGCGGTACTCTGGTTAACGGCCTTCTGTGGCGGTACCCCGAAGTGCAGCAGGTAGGCCCGCCGGAGCGTCGGGGAGTGGTGCACCGGCTAGACCGGGACACCTCCGGCCTGGTGGTGTTCGGTCGCACCATGGCAGGACTGAGGGGAATGCAGGAGCAGTTCCGCCGCCACGAAGTGTGGAAGACCTACCTGGCGCTTCTAGTGGGAGCTCCGTCGCCCGACGCGGGGGTCATCAACGCGCCGGTGGGGAGGCACCCTAAGCACCGTGGCCGGCAAGCGGTGCTGCGACGAGGCGGCAAGCCTGCGCGCACCCAGTACGAGACTCTGGAGAGACTGGGGGAGTACAGCCTGGTGCGCGCCCACCCGCTCACCGGCCGCACCCACCAGATTCGGGTGCACTTCGCTGCCCTGCGCCATCCCATTGCTGGCGACCCACTGTACGGCCGCGGCCATCACGATCTGGGCCTCCAGCGGCAGTTCCTTCACGCCTCGGGCCTGCGATTCCGAGACCCAGGCACGGGAGAGCTCGTCTCGCTGGAGTCGCCTCTGCCCAAGGAGCTGCAGTACGTACTCGACGAGCTACGCCAGCGCGCTGGGGGAGGGTAG
- a CDS encoding tyrosine-type recombinase/integrase, with protein sequence MTAPYCIELDPHRPLAMPAGLQPGSLLSTAISVYAEVLALDGASPNTVSAFEADLRLFAESVGPDLPVEEVDAEHVERFRQFLATERDVPCSPASLRRRLTAVQSLFRFLVEEGVVATNPVESATAGSPTGQPRAAEPLRQDEIESLMSAARAEAAEGDWRPLLLLSLLLSTGISKAECLSLRAEDLDLEASTITVGRPARSRCLPLSAEAREAFLGYRRSYPVEGRLFGCTGRNLEYVLAATGRRAGLSRNPSFRILRATVAAGLLRQGETRQTVIDKLGISSHTWPALRRRLAKGGGVTE encoded by the coding sequence ATGACAGCACCATACTGCATTGAGCTCGATCCTCACCGGCCATTGGCCATGCCCGCCGGCCTCCAGCCCGGGTCTCTTCTGTCAACGGCAATCTCGGTGTATGCAGAGGTGCTAGCTCTGGATGGAGCCAGCCCGAACACCGTCTCGGCCTTCGAGGCCGATCTCCGGCTGTTCGCCGAGAGCGTAGGGCCAGACCTACCCGTAGAGGAGGTGGACGCCGAGCACGTGGAGCGCTTCCGCCAGTTCCTGGCAACGGAGCGCGACGTTCCTTGCAGTCCCGCCTCTCTCAGGCGCCGGCTGACGGCGGTCCAGTCGCTGTTCCGCTTCCTGGTCGAAGAGGGGGTGGTGGCCACCAACCCCGTGGAATCAGCGACGGCGGGCTCCCCCACAGGCCAGCCACGGGCGGCCGAACCGCTGAGGCAGGACGAGATCGAGTCGCTGATGTCGGCGGCTCGGGCTGAAGCAGCGGAGGGTGACTGGCGGCCCCTGCTCCTCCTCTCCCTGCTGCTCAGCACCGGCATCTCCAAGGCCGAGTGCCTCTCGCTGCGAGCGGAGGACCTGGACTTGGAGGCGAGCACGATCACCGTGGGGAGGCCAGCGCGAAGTCGGTGCTTGCCCCTGTCGGCGGAAGCTCGAGAAGCCTTCCTGGGGTATCGTCGATCCTATCCGGTGGAGGGGCGGCTATTTGGTTGCACTGGTCGGAACCTGGAGTACGTCCTGGCGGCGACCGGCCGGCGCGCGGGGCTCAGTCGCAACCCATCCTTCAGAATCTTGCGTGCTACGGTCGCTGCCGGCTTGCTGCGCCAGGGGGAAACCAGACAGACCGTCATAGACAAGCTAGGGATCAGCTCTCACACGTGGCCAGCCCTGCGCCGACGCCTTGCCAAGGGTGGCGGCGTCACCGAGTGA
- a CDS encoding DUF503 domain-containing protein, with protein MVVGVCTVSLMIPDAFSLKDKRHVVRSVVQRMRRKFNVSVAEVGDLDTWNQASIGIACVSNDRRYAEALLNKAVLWLENERLDAEIGDVSISVEQW; from the coding sequence GTGGTTGTGGGAGTGTGCACAGTAAGCCTAATGATCCCGGATGCCTTCTCCCTCAAGGACAAGAGGCACGTGGTGCGCTCCGTGGTTCAGCGGATGCGGCGCAAGTTCAACGTCTCTGTGGCCGAGGTGGGAGACCTCGACACCTGGAACCAGGCTTCCATAGGAATTGCGTGCGTGTCGAACGACAGACGTTACGCTGAAGCTCTGCTGAACAAGGCCGTGCTCTGGCTGGAGAACGAACGCCTGGACGCAGAGATTGGCGACGTCAGCATCAGCGTGGAACAGTGGTAG
- the lspA gene encoding signal peptidase II codes for MLALVATIVLDRLTKIWVARTLPFEVPVTVIEGIENWFTLTYIHNSGAAFGLLPEGGLLFALVKVAVVIGLTIWYDRLPVQHFLVRLSIGMIMGGALGNLVDRLTTGYVVDFIHLHFWPIFNVADSSVSVGVTILAVYLLFTDQREAAKPEPVPALGEQRPHCG; via the coding sequence GTGCTGGCCTTGGTGGCCACCATCGTTCTGGATCGCCTCACCAAGATATGGGTGGCGCGGACGCTGCCCTTCGAGGTGCCGGTCACGGTGATCGAGGGAATCGAGAACTGGTTCACACTCACTTACATACACAACAGCGGTGCCGCGTTCGGCTTGCTGCCCGAGGGAGGGCTGCTGTTTGCCCTGGTCAAGGTGGCGGTCGTCATTGGCCTCACCATCTGGTACGACCGGCTGCCCGTCCAGCACTTCCTAGTGCGCCTGTCTATAGGCATGATCATGGGCGGGGCGCTCGGCAACCTAGTGGATCGCCTCACCACGGGCTACGTGGTTGACTTCATCCACCTGCACTTCTGGCCCATCTTCAACGTGGCAGACAGCTCCGTCTCCGTCGGCGTAACCATCCTGGCGGTCTACCTGCTGTTCACGGACCAAAGAGAGGCGGCGAAGCCTGAGCCGGTGCCCGCTTTGGGCGAGCAGCGGCCGCACTGTGGCTGA